The Kitasatospora setae KM-6054 genome contains a region encoding:
- a CDS encoding phenazine-specific anthranilate synthase component I has product MTTTTAELIARLTAPGAPAFALLHRRAPRLAPDTVELLTGTVSDHELLADLPLPEGVPDGGPRHDLLALVPYAQIRERGFAARQDGTPLRALSVTEQHALPLAEVLAALPDAPVELRGGAFDIDDEEYAEIVRRVIRDEIGRGEGANFVIRRDFRAELAGYSTATALTLFRRLLEHERGAYWTFLVHTGDRVLVGASPEVHVRQSGGTVVMNPISGTYRYPAGGPTAESLLEFLRDPKELEELTMVVDEELKMMCAVGDLGGQVLGPRLKEMSHLAHTEYELRGRTSLDVREVLRETMFAATVTGSPVQNATRVIDRYERGGRGYYSGALALIGRSASGGRQLDSPICIRAADLDPADGSLVVRVGATLVRHSDPHSEVAETHAKAAGVLAAIGARPARSAEQNAARPLLGEDHRVQAALDARRAGLAPFWLRMQRPAEPLPGADTLVVDGEDTFTAMLAHLLRSLGHTVTVLRYDAPGLRERAAAHRGPLLLGPGPGDPADPDDPKMALLRPVAADALAAVRAGERTAPLLAVCLGHQLLSAQLGLPLARKAVPYQGAQERIDLFGTPRTVGFYNTFTARCDDAGAARLAAQGVELSRDARTGDVHALRGPGFAGLQFHPESVLTRDGVAVVAELLRSATAVRS; this is encoded by the coding sequence GTGACCACCACCACCGCCGAACTGATCGCCCGGCTCACCGCCCCCGGCGCCCCCGCCTTCGCCCTGCTGCACCGCCGCGCGCCCCGGCTCGCCCCGGACACCGTCGAGCTGCTGACCGGCACGGTCTCCGACCACGAGCTGCTGGCCGACCTCCCGCTGCCGGAGGGCGTCCCGGACGGCGGCCCGCGGCACGACCTGCTGGCCCTCGTCCCGTACGCGCAGATCCGCGAGCGCGGCTTCGCGGCCCGGCAGGACGGCACCCCGCTGCGGGCGCTGTCCGTCACCGAGCAGCACGCGCTGCCGCTGGCCGAGGTGCTGGCCGCGCTGCCGGACGCGCCGGTGGAGCTGCGCGGCGGCGCGTTCGACATCGACGACGAGGAGTACGCGGAGATCGTCCGCCGGGTGATCCGGGACGAGATCGGGCGCGGCGAGGGCGCCAACTTCGTGATCCGGCGCGACTTCCGGGCCGAGCTGGCCGGGTACTCGACGGCCACCGCGCTGACCCTGTTCCGCCGGCTGCTGGAGCACGAGCGCGGCGCGTACTGGACGTTCCTGGTGCACACCGGCGACCGGGTGCTGGTCGGCGCCTCCCCCGAGGTCCACGTCCGGCAGTCCGGCGGCACGGTGGTGATGAACCCGATCTCCGGCACCTACCGCTACCCGGCGGGCGGCCCCACCGCCGAGTCGCTGCTGGAGTTCCTGCGCGACCCCAAGGAGCTGGAGGAGCTCACCATGGTGGTCGACGAGGAGCTGAAGATGATGTGCGCGGTCGGCGACCTCGGCGGGCAGGTACTCGGCCCCCGGCTGAAGGAGATGTCGCACCTCGCGCACACCGAGTACGAGCTGCGCGGCCGCACCTCGCTGGACGTCCGCGAGGTGCTGCGGGAGACCATGTTCGCCGCCACCGTCACCGGCAGCCCGGTGCAGAACGCCACCCGGGTGATCGACCGGTACGAGCGCGGCGGGCGCGGCTACTACTCCGGCGCGCTGGCGCTGATCGGCCGCTCGGCCAGCGGCGGCCGGCAGCTGGACTCGCCGATCTGCATCCGCGCCGCCGACCTCGACCCCGCCGACGGCTCGCTGGTCGTCCGGGTCGGCGCCACCCTGGTCCGGCACTCCGACCCGCACTCCGAGGTCGCCGAGACGCACGCCAAGGCCGCCGGGGTGCTGGCCGCGATCGGCGCCCGCCCGGCCCGCTCCGCCGAGCAGAACGCCGCCCGGCCCCTGCTCGGCGAGGACCACCGGGTGCAGGCCGCGCTCGACGCCCGCCGGGCCGGACTCGCCCCGTTCTGGCTGCGGATGCAGCGGCCCGCCGAACCGCTGCCCGGCGCCGACACCCTGGTCGTCGACGGCGAGGACACCTTCACCGCGATGCTCGCCCACCTGCTGCGCTCGCTCGGCCACACCGTCACGGTGCTCCGCTACGACGCCCCCGGCCTGCGCGAGCGGGCCGCCGCCCACCGCGGACCGCTGCTGCTCGGCCCCGGCCCCGGCGACCCGGCCGACCCGGACGACCCGAAGATGGCGCTGCTGCGGCCGGTCGCCGCCGACGCGCTGGCCGCGGTCCGCGCCGGGGAGCGCACCGCGCCGCTGCTCGCCGTCTGCCTCGGCCACCAGCTGCTCTCCGCCCAGCTGGGGCTCCCGCTGGCCCGCAAGGCGGTGCCCTACCAGGGCGCCCAGGAGCGGATCGACCTGTTCGGCACCCCCAGGACCGTCGGCTTCTACAACACCTTCACCGCCCGCTGCGACGACGCCGGGG